The nucleotide window TTCGGGTTCTTCATAATATTTCTGAAAGCGTATGGGATGGGCAAGTCACATTGACACTGGACGACGCATGTATGGTGCTAGATCATGTCACGCTGATTGGTCTAGAGAACTCAAGAAACGATAGAGACTTCCTGTTGACTCTCCTGCCTCAGCGATCGCGGGAGCGGTTTATGAACCTATTTCAAAAGGGCAGGCTTGCGTTCGTCGGCGGCGGTGGTAACGGTGAACTGAAAGTGCAGCTCATTGAGAGAGCCGTTACTCCTAGCTTTCGACTTCTGAGTTGGATTATGTTTGACAATGACGCGTGCTATCCTGGACATGTCCCTCAAGCCACTCAAGACCTGATACAAGTCTGCACCGACAACAATCTCACATTTCATTGCCTCGAACGCAGATGTGTCGAAAACTATATTACCCGTGAAATTTACAATTTAACGCATCCAGATATCAAGGGGCAGAAAGTTGAGTCTATTTTTGGTCTAAGTCTGGAGCAGTCAAAGTATTTCAACTTCAAGAAGGGTTTTGGTAAAAGCAAGGAAGAAGACCATGCTGTGTACGCAAATCTGACGGAAAAGCAGAAAAAAGAATTGGGTAGAGGCTTTGGAGATAAGCTTGCCTCTGAAGTCTATTGTGCGGAATATCAACAACAAATCCATGATATATTTCGCGCTTTAAACGTGATGGCGGAGTTTGGCACTAAGATAGCTCATCTTGAACAATTGCTGGGGAGGCCTGTATGAGTTTCAAATTCACGATGGAGCCTAGAGTTTCTTATCTCTCTGAACTGCTTAAAGAAATTCATGAAGGCTTTCTAAAAATCCCGAGGTTTCAACGGGACTTGGTCTGGAAGCCTCAGCAGCAACGAGAGCTTTTGTGTAGTATATTTGAAGGTCTGCCCATTGGTGCTCTTTTAGTTTGGAATACCCGTCTTTCAAATATAACCGTGTATGATCGCATTGGTCCTTTTCCGGTGAGAGGGGATGTGGCTACGAGTACAAATCTATATTTAATGGACGGCTTGCAACGGCTTTCAACGCTGTATGGGACGTTAATTTATCCTGTCGAGGAAATCGAGCCATCTAATCGATCCGGTGCAAGTGTCAAAGCATTGTCAATGTACTGTGATTTGACGGCTGAGAATGTTGAGAATTTATTTCTTTTCGAAAGTGAGTTGGATCCCAGCATTAAGTTGCGTGCGAAATATAATTACATGCCATTGAGTCTGGTTTTTAAGAGTAAGGACTTACTTCGCTTTCAGCGCACCATTCCTGGTGGCAGAGACGACTTGTTAGACAGGTCTGACGCCATTGTGAGTGCATTCAAGAATTATAAGATTCCGGTTATTCCCCTGGAATCCGATGATCAGGCGTTAGTAACTAAAAGTTTTGAGCGGATTAATAGTCGTGGCACAGTTATGACTGAAGCCCATATGCTCAATGCCCTTAGCTATTCCGATAAGTTTGACCTTCTAACAAGCGTTGAGCGAAATCGCGAGATTTTTCTGGAGGGATTGCCGAAATGGCGAGAAATTGATTCTGAATTTGTGCTGATGTTACTTAAGCTTCGCCTCGGATTTGAACTCTACTCCAGAGATACTGACAAGCTTGCGCAGGATATCAACGACGGGGTTGTTGCCGAAGTATTTAGGGCTATACATAAGCTTGCAATTTTTGCAGCGGAGCACTTAAGTATTGAAACACCTAACGAATTTCCATATCGGCTGCAAATGTTGGGCGTCGCTCGAGCATATATGGATCAATCTAAACCAAGCTCTGCTCGATTAAGAGCTTGGTTCTATATATCAACGTATACCAACAGCTTTGGTACAACTGCCAGAAACTCACAGAGAGCACTTTCGGATCTCAAAGACTATTTGTCTTCAGGTGACTTGAAGTGGACTCTGAATCACAAGCCTGTGGTTCAACCGCTTGATGGGGTGCAAATCAATGCAATCGCGGCGCGTACCAAGGCGCTGGTGCTAGCGCTCAGAAAACAATATGCTCGTGGTTTGGGCCTGACAGATTTCGATTTCCACCAGAAGCTAACGCTCATGATTCCAAAAGAATTTAAGAACAAAGGTCGTCGGCCTGGTTTTTTCTTTCTCTTAAATTCAGAGGGCTATAAGGATTTTGAAATTGCCGGCCTCGATAAAGAGCAACTTTCTTCGCATTTCATTAATGTTAAAGCGCTACGATTTTACAATAATGGTAATTTAAATTCTTTTGCTTTTGAACGAGAGCGCTTGATGTTCGAATTCGAGAAAGAGGTGCTCATCGGACCTGCCGCGACGAAAGCAAATTTTTATGGTATGATCTTCTGATTAGATACTAGCTGGGTGCACCAAAATTGAGCCTTACTGATTCCGATGAAAATACTTATCTGTTTAGTTGGGCGGAGTTTTTTGCCGGAGGAGGGATGGCACGCGCTGGTCTGGGGAATGACTGGCGATGTGTCTTTTCAAATGATAACGATGTTGTGAAGATTTCCTCTTATATGGAAAATTGGTCGTCTGAACATTTCTTGCCAGGGGATATCAGATTAGTAACCGCTGACCAGATTCCTGATAATTTAACGCTTGCGTGGGCAAGCTCGCCTTGTCAGAATTTCAGCTCTGCTGGTTTAGGGGATGGATTGTCGGGAGCCAGTTCTTCGGTTTTCACGAAATGGTGGGAGCTAATTGCAAGCAAAACTGCCACGGGCCGCGAACCGAAGATTGTAGTTTTAGAAAACGTTGTCGGGCTCTTACAGTCTCGTGGAGGCTTGGACTTTAAGCTGATTAGCCAAAGCTTTGTCGAATGTGGCTATCGGTTCGGCGTCACAATGATCGATGCAATAAATTTCTTGCCACAAAGCCGGCCAAGAATTTTTTTTGTTGCCGTAAAAATTGATGTTGAGCTTCCCAGTTCGCTGCGCTCAGATAGTCCAATTTCTCTCTGGCACCCAACTCAGGTTGTTAAGGCCGTCGAATATTTGCCGGAGGAATTGAGATGCCGGCACATTTGGTGGCGGTTGCCAGAAGCTGTTTTCAGGACATCATCTCTTGCAGATTTGATGCTTCATGACGATTCGAGTTTAAGTTGGCACACTGATGCTCAAACTTTGAAGCTCTTAGGGTCAATGACACCAACTAATCTAGAAAAGATCAGAAAGGCCAAAGAATCTGGTAGTCTTGTAATTGGTACTTTATATCGTCGCATGCGATTAATCGATGGTATTAATAAATCACGAGCTGAGGTTAGGTTTGACGGCGTGGCCGGTTGCTTGAGAGCTTCGGATGGTGGGTCTTCACGTCAGATGCTTATATATGTAGAAGGTGAGAGTGTTCGTACGCGGCATATGTCTCCACGTGAATCTGCGAGACTTATGGGGCTAGCTGAGACTTACAAATTACCTAATTTAAAGACACATGCAGTAAAGTTGGTTGGAGATGGTGTTGCAGTGCCAGTTGTAAAATTTCTAGAGCAACATTTGCTTAGTCCTCTAGCACGCGCAGTCTCTATCAAAAAAGATAATTCTGCTTTTGTATCTTCTCCTAAAAAACAACTCACTGAGGTCGGATGTCTAGCTTAGATTCTAGAGTTCATGGTAATACCGAACTGCTTAGGCTTTATTCTCTTTAGCGGTGTTGAGGCGGGCAAGGCGCCAGGCCGGTTTATAAAAAAACTCGCCGCCACCTAGAGTAGGCAGTCACGGCCAAAGGGGAGACGATCACCCCGTTCAAAGCTGGCGCCTCACTACAAAAGCTCTATGAGTTCGGACCCGATAAGGGTGACCCGGCGACCAATAGGGACAGATTGAAGACCGAGCCGTGGTCGATGGTGGCTGGAGTTCCCCTTGGCGCAGTGCTCAAGCAGGTCGAGCCGACTTCTTGGGCGCTGTCGTGTGAGGGCATTTTGTTTCTTCCGGTTTCTGCTTTCGGCCGATCAGGCCACCTTCAACCCAGCTTCACAGGCGAGTGAATAGTCAGCGGTTTTTCACTTCCGGTTGTACGGGTTTCAAGATAATGGGTGACCGGCATTTAGCTTTCACCCCGTGTTTTCGGGGTGTTTGGCGAGATTTTTCAAGATAGTGCTTTAATCGGTTATAGATATTTTCAGATGGCCGAGCTTTCCATCAGTACCTCCAGCAGCTGATCCCGCCTGCTCATCACACAACCCGCAGACCTACTGCTTTGTTTCCCTCTGACACGACAAGAGAAACGCTATGACTGATGAAAAACACGATGATCGCCCTGTTTACCAGGCAGCCTGCCATTGTGGAACGGTGCGTTTTTCACTTCGCTTAACCGATGGTGTGCGTACAGCGCGCCGGTGCAACTGCTCGCTCTGTCGCATGCGGGGTGCAGTGGCGGTATCAGCCAACCTGGGCGATATCACTGTGACCCAAGGGCAGGATGCGCTCACCCTGTATCAGTTCAACACACGTGTTGCAAAGCACTACTTCTGCTCGAAATGCGGAATCTACACCTTCCACCAGCGCCGCTCCTCACCGGATCAATATGGGGTCAACGTTGCCTGTATCGAAGGCATGAGCCCATTTGACTTCCCAGAAGTCCCTGTCAGTGAAGGGCGGACTCATCCAAAAGACCGCGTAGATGGAGGCTCATTGACTGCTGGATGGCTGCGATATGAAAGCAGCCATGATTGATTCCGACTCTACATGGGCATCGTGCCGAGAGCTGGATGGATACCATACAGCCCAAGACCCGTTTCCAGTGTCGCCGTTAGCCATGGCATCAACGCTAACCTAACTCGCAAATGCATGAGCGGTGGGCCAGACATCATCTTGCGGCTGGCCCTCTGCTAAAGATCTCTGATGGCCATCTTCCTACGAAACGCATAGTCCTTTCCTACTCTCAGAAACTTGCGAAAACGGTCTCTCGGGAATAAAGTCCTCCGGTCACCGAAGCATCGGTGATGCGACCTTGGCCGGTCGGAATCGAAAGGCGCATCAGCGCCCAGTCTTCATCGCAGGCGCTTTTTTTGTGCCCGCGATGTCGCGTTATGGCGGTGGTGCGCGGGACACCTTCGGGTGTGCCGGGCTCCTTTCGTCCCGGTCGGCCAACCCGCGTACTGCTGCCACCTTAACTTGCTTGGCCGCGAGCGGTGGCAGTTCCATCACGAAAGGAACTCATGCATGACCACCGAAAATCCGTTACAGATCCTCGCATTCGTTCTCCACCGTCGTTCCTCGACGGCCCTCAGCGATCTTACCTCCAGTCAATCTCGCTCCGTCTCTGCAGCCAGGGAGGTGCACCATGACTGACCAAGAACGCCTATCCACCATCCAAAGCTACGCCTGGACCCTCGAACTGCTAGGCGAAGCCTTGGTCCAGCACGACGAAATGCTGGAGTGCGAACACAACCCCCACCTGAGCTTTCGCAACACTGCCGGTATCCACCAGGCGATCCGGATCATCAGCCGTTTGGCCAGTGAGCAGTGTGGGAAGGTGATGGAGCGAAACGGGCAGGACCCTGTTAGTTAGGCAGGATCATTGATGAGCGGCGGGCCGGATATCACGCTTGCGGCTGGCCTTCTGCTAATGGCCTTCTGGTGGTGTATTCCTGTCGGGTAGGGTTATGGGGCTGCTGCGCAGCCCATCGCAGGCAAGCCAGCTCCTACAGGGACCGCGCTAGTCCCTCCAGCACGGCGAAATGCTGGAGTGCGAACACAACCTCCACCTGAGTTTTCGCAACACTGCCGGTATCCATCAGGCGATCCGGATCATTAGCCGTTTGGCCAGTGAGCGGTGTGGGAAGGTCATGGAACGAAGCGGCCAGGACCCCGAGCGTTAGGCTGGATCATCGATGAATGGCGGGCCAGATATCACCCTTGCGGCTGGCCCTCTGCTAAAGGCCTCCTGGTGGTGTATTCCTGTCGGGTAGGGTTATGGGGCTGCTGCGCAGCCCTTCGCAGGCAAGCCAGCTCCTACAGGGACCGCGCTAGTCCCTCCAGCACGACGAAATGCCGGAGTGCGAACACAACCCGCGCCTGAGCTTTCGCAACACGGCCGGTATCCATCAGGCGACCCGGATCATCAGCCGTCTGGCCAGTGAGCGGTGTGGGAAGGTCATGGAGCGAAGCGGCCAGGCCCCTGAGCGTTAGGCAAGACCCCATGGTTGCGTGTAATCGCCATGCCGTCGTCAGCCCCGCACCGAATCGGAGGCTGGCAGGCTGCTGTGAGGCGCTTTGGCACGCCTTGCCTGCTCGTCTTGACCAAGCAAGAAGAACGCCGCTCCAGCCGACAACACGGTGAACCCGATCAGCACCAGCACCAAGGTGCCGAAACCGTCCAGATACGCAGCCTGCAGCAGCAACGGATCGACGCCCTGAACCTGGCCCAGGTCGCCCATCACCAGGCGCTGCGCCAGTTCGCTGTAATCGCCGGCAGGCAGTACGCGCCCAAGACTGTTACCTACCAACGCGGTGAGCAGGGCGATGGTGATCGCCAGGGCGACACCTTCGCCCGCCACGCGGGTGGTGTTGAAGATGCCGGCGGCCATGCCTGCTTGCTCTTTGGGAATCACGCTAACCGCCAGCCCGTCCATCAGGCCCCAAGGGAAACCGGTGCCGATACCAATCACCAGCATTGCCAGCACCAGTTGCTGGTAATCGCCAATAGCGGCATGGGCCAACAGGTACAACCCCGCAGCCGCCACCAGGAAGCCTGCAGCCGACAGCACGCCAGCACTTACCCAGCGGGTCAACCAGGCGGCCAGCAGCGGGACCACCAGCATCGGCGCCGACAGTGCCAGCATGATCAGGCCGCTTTGCATCGGGGCGATGCCTTCTACGCCGATCAAGCGAAACGGAAGCAGTACGATCAGCACGATGTAGCAATAACAGGTGCCGATCGGCAGAATCTGCACCCCGACAAAGCGCGGGTATTTCAGCAGGCTCAGCTCGAGCATCGGCTGCCTGGCGCGCAGCTCGATGGTCACGAACGCCAGCAAGCTCAGTGCCGCGCCGCCGAACAGGCCCAGGATCAGCGGGGAGCGCCAGCCGGCCTGCGGCCCCAGGATGATCGCAGTGGTAAACAGTGCGAGCATGCTCGAGAAAGCAAGCACACCGGGCAGGTCCAGCTTGGGCGCTTCGGGGTTGAAGCTTTCGCGCATCCGTGACAACGCTGCCAGCAGCGAGATCGCAGCAAGGACCGCAGTGCTGACGAAGATCGAGCGCCAGCCGAACTGTTCGATCAGCAGGCCGCTGACCATCGGCCCGAACGCCAGGCCCAGCCCGAACGTCGTGCCAAGCAGGCTGAACGCGCGCGTGCGGGCCTGGTCCTCGAACTCTTGGGCCAAGGCGGCGGAACCGCTGGCCAGGGCAGCGGCGGCAGCAACGCCCTGCACCGCCCGCAAGGCATCAAGCCAGACGATGCTGTAGACGCTCGCCAGCAGGATGCTGACGATGACGAACAGGGCCAGGCCCAGTGTGAACAGGCGCTTTCGTCCGTAAATGTCCGACAGGGTTCCGGCTGCCATCAGCAGGCTGCCGAAACTGAGCATGAAGGCGTTGGTGATCCAGGTAAGCGAGGACGGCTCGGCACCGAAGGCCTTGCCGATGGCCGGCGTGGCCACGGCGCCACCGGTGAAACTCAGCGGCAGCACCAGGGCGGCCAGGCAGATGGCTGCCAGAACATAGTAACGGCCCGCGTGCGGGGTGTGATCAGTAGCCTGATCCATTGCGCTATCCCTCCTGTTGTAGCTCCGTGTGCGTTAAATCTATAGTGGCCGCAATGCTGGATAAACAGGCTGGAACTCCACTCATAATGGACAAAAGGGAAGTAATGCCATGGAAAGCCTGAACGGCATCCTCGCCTTCGTGAAAACCGCCGAGTCGTTGAGCTTTGTCAGCGCGGCGCGGGCGATGGGTATTTCCGCATCGGCGGTCGGCAAGAACGTTGCCCGCCTGGAGAGTTCGTTGAAGGTGCGGCTGTTCCAGCGCAGTACGCGCAAGGTCAGCCTGACGGCGGAAGGCCAGCTGTTCTATGAGCGCTGCCGGCGCATCCTCGACGACCTCCAGGATGCGGAGGCCATGCTGTCCCATGCGATACAGGCCCCGCGTGGTCGCTTGCGGGTCAGCCTCCCGACCATCGGCTACCGTTTTCTGCTGCCGTTGATGCCGGCTTTTCGCAAGGCATACCCTGAAATCGAACTGGAAATGGACTTCAACGACCACCTGGTCGACCTGATCGACGATGGTTTCGATGTGGTGATCCGCAGTGGTGGGCTAGCCGATTCAAAATTGATGTCGCGCAAGCTCGGGCCGTTCCGCTTTGTCCTGTGCGCAGCGCCTACCTACCTGGCACGCAAGGGGCGGCCCCAGACGCTAGCCGACCTGGAGCGACACGACTGCCTGCGCTATCGCTTTGTCACGACCGGCAAGATCATGGACTGGAGCCTCGGCGCCGATCCCGAGATTACCCAGTTGCGCTTACCCACGGTGCTGACGCTGAACAACATGGAGGCAATGCTGATGGCTGCGGTGGACGGCCATGGTATCGCCTATATGCCGGACTTTCTGGTACGTGAATCGGTCAGGACTGGCGCACTGGAAAGCCTGCTTGATGCGCATACCTCCGACCAGGGCCAGTTCTGGGCGCTGTGGCAATCGAGCCGCCACCTGTCGCCGAAGATCCGAGTGTTCGTCGATTTCATCGCCGAGCGCTTGTTCAAGGCGTAAATTGCCCGGCGCCTCCAACGATCTCCACAACACATAACTCATTGAGTTGGCAGTGGCCTTGTGGGAGCGGGTGTGTCGAGGCGTCGAACCGCCGCGAACACCGGCGCAGCCGGTGCCAGGCATCGCGTTGGATTCTTCGCGGGCACGCCCGCTCCCACACGGTACGCGGACCGCTTGCGAGCGCTTCACAAATGAAGCAACCCCAACGCCCCGATCAAGGCAGGCGGCATTACCAGTGCCCCCAGGCGCAGGAAGTCCAAGGCACCGACGTGTTCGCCTTCACGGCGAACGGCAACCAGCCAGAGCAAAGTGGCCAGGGAGCCGGTAATCGACAGGTTCGGACCGAGGTCGACGCCAATCAGCAGCGCCGCAGTAGTTTTCGCGGGTAAATCGACAATATGGCCAACGGAACCTGCGATCAGGCCGGTCGGCAGATTGTTCATCAGGTTGCCGGCGATAGCCGCGACCACGCCGGCGCCCCAGCTCGCCTGGTGCTCGGAGCTGCGCGCCAGCGCGGCCAAGCCATGGGCCAGGTGCTCGATCACACCCGTCTGTGCCACCGCTTCCACCAGCACGAACAGGCCCGCGACCAACGGCAGTACGCCCCATGCCACGCCTTTGAGCACCGGCATCGGGTTGCGCCGCTGGCGCAGGTGGATCAGCCCGGCCGTGGCGATGCCGGCGCAGAAGGTGGGCAAGCCGAGCTGCCGGTCCAAGGCGGAGGTCAGCAGCAACAGGGCGCCTGTCAGCACGATACCCAGCGCGCACAAGCGTGCACCGCTGGACAGCGGTTGCATGTCGATAGTCGTTGCCAGGGGCTGGCGTATCTGTTTGCGCTGGGCCAGCCGCAGCACAAGGTAGGTCAGGCCGATGGCCGCAAGCGACGGCAAGGTGAACTGCCGCAGCCAATCCAGCAACGGCGGCATCTGGCTGCCGAACACTACCAGGTTGGCCGGGTTGGAAATGGGCAGCACAAAACTGGCGGCATTGGCGATGAAGGCACAGATGAACAGATAGGGCAGCGGCTCGGCCTTGGCCGCCCGGCATGCGGCATACACTGCTGGGGTAAGCACCACAGCCGTGGCATCGTTGGAGAGGAACACCGTTACCAGTACCCCCACCAGGAATACCAGGTCGAACAGGCGCTGGCCGGAGCCCCGGGCATGCTGCACCGCGTACATGGCCAGCCAGTCGAACAGCCCTTCCTGGCGTGCCAGTTCGGCCAGCACCATCATACCGATCAGAAACAGGTAAACATCGCCACCCTCGGCGACAGCGCCGAGGGCCGTGGGTAGTGGCACCAGGCCAAACGCGGTCAGCAATACAGCGGCGCCGACTGCCCAGACATATTCCGGCACCCGCCAGGGGCGCAGGATTACCCCACCGGTCGCAACGGCGGCGACGGCCCAGATGAGCGAGGATGGATCAAATACAGGCATGCAGTTTACTCAGGTGAATGAATGAGTTGGCGCGGCTTGGCCGGGTGCCAGCCTTTGGTGGATGGCGTGCAGCACGCTATATCGTGTCAACGTTATTTGGCTGAGCTGGCAATTGCCGGCTTGGGTGTCCCTTCCTAAGGCCTGCCTGATAGGTGAGTAGTCCGATTGCAGCCACGATACCCAGAACGACGAAGGCTGTGCCATAGCCGAAATGTTGCGCGATCCAGCCGGCAAGTGCGTGGCTCATGGCCGCGCCTATTCCCTGTATCGTCATCACTGCACCAAGCCCTGCATTGATGTGCCCAGTGCCGCGCAGGATGGAAGCGACAAGCCCAGGCAAGGCGACACTCAGCAGGCCTGCCCCGATTCCATCAAGGGCCTGTACCGGAATCAGGGCCCAAGTGGACTCCCAGCAACCGGCGATCAGCCCGCGCAAGGGCAAGGCCAGGAGGGCGGCAAGGATCAGTGCCCGATACCCGTGCCGAGAGGCATGCCGCCCGGCCCAAAGCGCCACGGGAATCAATCGATGTCATGTGGATGGAAACAGCGCAGTTTTTTAGGTATGCGCTGTGCTAGTGAGGGGCTACCATTCTGCCTGCCAGCACAACGCGTCAGGCCGAAGTAGTAGTCACTGTGCTCGGAATGCATTCCCGGAAATTGTCGCAGTCCGCCTGTAGTTCAATGGCTGGCTCACCATATTCCAGGCTTAGCATGCTAGCGTCATCGTTGACGCTTTGCAGTTCGATACCCGAATGTAGATGTTCATGCCAGTACCCGTCACTGCATAGCAGCAGCCGTCCATCCCATGGGAGTTGTGTCATCTGCCAGTCCGGAATGCAAAAGCGCCTTGCGTTCAGTGAGCGGGTCAGCAGATGCCGTGATTCGTTAATCCCCGAGATCTCCCCCGGCCAGATCGCCTGTTCCTGCAGATTGTGCGGCCTGTTCACCCAGTTGATGGGCATGCCGGGTCGCTGGAGTCCCACCAGGCAATCGCCAACATGCCCAACATGGATCAATTGCTGCTGAAGGTCGATGAGTACGCAGCAATAGCTGGCGATGGCGTGTAGATAATCTTGTCGCAAGCGTTGCTGTTCGGCACGCATGATACTGACCAGCCCTTCGGGGCTCAGTTGCTGGGCCCCTCCAACTGCAACGTCGACCACGGTACGGGACCAGTGTCGGGCGAGGCCTTGTCCGTCGCCTCTTTCGGCAGCATCCACGAGAATGGCCAACACGTAGTCACCATTGCGCCCGAAAGCTGCTGCATCGTTGTTGCTGAGCCGTGCCTTGCCCTGGCGACTGAGCCAGCCAATCTGCATCAGCGGTTCACTCCTGCCAGGGCTTCTAACCGTTCGAACAGCAGACCTTCGCGATCCGCATCGCCTCTGGCCTGGGCGTTGACTGCATATTCAAAGTTCCTGTCAGTCAGTAGCTGACCAATCTCCTGGCTGATGTAGTCGCGTACTTCGATAGAGGCAGATTCGATTTCGTCTGCTAGCTCCGGGCGCCCGTCAATCAAGTTGAGGATATCTTCTATGTCACGGCTCGACAGGGCATCCCCCTGTCCGCGCCCTGTCCAGGCTTCCAGTTTGGTGGCCATGAAGTACACGGGGTTGACCAGGTTGATAGTAA belongs to Pseudomonas asiatica and includes:
- a CDS encoding PP2C family protein-serine/threonine phosphatase; this translates as MQIGWLSRQGKARLSNNDAAAFGRNGDYVLAILVDAAERGDGQGLARHWSRTVVDVAVGGAQQLSPEGLVSIMRAEQQRLRQDYLHAIASYCCVLIDLQQQLIHVGHVGDCLVGLQRPGMPINWVNRPHNLQEQAIWPGEISGINESRHLLTRSLNARRFCIPDWQMTQLPWDGRLLLCSDGYWHEHLHSGIELQSVNDDASMLSLEYGEPAIELQADCDNFRECIPSTVTTTSA
- a CDS encoding DUF262 domain-containing protein; the encoded protein is MSFKFTMEPRVSYLSELLKEIHEGFLKIPRFQRDLVWKPQQQRELLCSIFEGLPIGALLVWNTRLSNITVYDRIGPFPVRGDVATSTNLYLMDGLQRLSTLYGTLIYPVEEIEPSNRSGASVKALSMYCDLTAENVENLFLFESELDPSIKLRAKYNYMPLSLVFKSKDLLRFQRTIPGGRDDLLDRSDAIVSAFKNYKIPVIPLESDDQALVTKSFERINSRGTVMTEAHMLNALSYSDKFDLLTSVERNREIFLEGLPKWREIDSEFVLMLLKLRLGFELYSRDTDKLAQDINDGVVAEVFRAIHKLAIFAAEHLSIETPNEFPYRLQMLGVARAYMDQSKPSSARLRAWFYISTYTNSFGTTARNSQRALSDLKDYLSSGDLKWTLNHKPVVQPLDGVQINAIAARTKALVLALRKQYARGLGLTDFDFHQKLTLMIPKEFKNKGRRPGFFFLLNSEGYKDFEIAGLDKEQLSSHFINVKALRFYNNGNLNSFAFERERLMFEFEKEVLIGPAATKANFYGMIF
- a CDS encoding GFA family protein — encoded protein: MTDEKHDDRPVYQAACHCGTVRFSLRLTDGVRTARRCNCSLCRMRGAVAVSANLGDITVTQGQDALTLYQFNTRVAKHYFCSKCGIYTFHQRRSSPDQYGVNVACIEGMSPFDFPEVPVSEGRTHPKDRVDGGSLTAGWLRYESSHD
- a CDS encoding MFS transporter; amino-acid sequence: MDQATDHTPHAGRYYVLAAICLAALVLPLSFTGGAVATPAIGKAFGAEPSSLTWITNAFMLSFGSLLMAAGTLSDIYGRKRLFTLGLALFVIVSILLASVYSIVWLDALRAVQGVAAAAALASGSAALAQEFEDQARTRAFSLLGTTFGLGLAFGPMVSGLLIEQFGWRSIFVSTAVLAAISLLAALSRMRESFNPEAPKLDLPGVLAFSSMLALFTTAIILGPQAGWRSPLILGLFGGAALSLLAFVTIELRARQPMLELSLLKYPRFVGVQILPIGTCYCYIVLIVLLPFRLIGVEGIAPMQSGLIMLALSAPMLVVPLLAAWLTRWVSAGVLSAAGFLVAAAGLYLLAHAAIGDYQQLVLAMLVIGIGTGFPWGLMDGLAVSVIPKEQAGMAAGIFNTTRVAGEGVALAITIALLTALVGNSLGRVLPAGDYSELAQRLVMGDLGQVQGVDPLLLQAAYLDGFGTLVLVLIGFTVLSAGAAFFLLGQDEQARRAKAPHSSLPASDSVRG
- a CDS encoding MFS transporter, with the translated sequence MALWAGRHASRHGYRALILAALLALPLRGLIAGCWESTWALIPVQALDGIGAGLLSVALPGLVASILRGTGHINAGLGAVMTIQGIGAAMSHALAGWIAQHFGYGTAFVVLGIVAAIGLLTYQAGLRKGHPSRQLPAQPNNVDTI
- a CDS encoding arsenic transporter; this translates as MPVFDPSSLIWAVAAVATGGVILRPWRVPEYVWAVGAAVLLTAFGLVPLPTALGAVAEGGDVYLFLIGMMVLAELARQEGLFDWLAMYAVQHARGSGQRLFDLVFLVGVLVTVFLSNDATAVVLTPAVYAACRAAKAEPLPYLFICAFIANAASFVLPISNPANLVVFGSQMPPLLDWLRQFTLPSLAAIGLTYLVLRLAQRKQIRQPLATTIDMQPLSSGARLCALGIVLTGALLLLTSALDRQLGLPTFCAGIATAGLIHLRQRRNPMPVLKGVAWGVLPLVAGLFVLVEAVAQTGVIEHLAHGLAALARSSEHQASWGAGVVAAIAGNLMNNLPTGLIAGSVGHIVDLPAKTTAALLIGVDLGPNLSITGSLATLLWLVAVRREGEHVGALDFLRLGALVMPPALIGALGLLHL
- a CDS encoding DNA cytosine methyltransferase, whose protein sequence is MSLTDSDENTYLFSWAEFFAGGGMARAGLGNDWRCVFSNDNDVVKISSYMENWSSEHFLPGDIRLVTADQIPDNLTLAWASSPCQNFSSAGLGDGLSGASSSVFTKWWELIASKTATGREPKIVVLENVVGLLQSRGGLDFKLISQSFVECGYRFGVTMIDAINFLPQSRPRIFFVAVKIDVELPSSLRSDSPISLWHPTQVVKAVEYLPEELRCRHIWWRLPEAVFRTSSLADLMLHDDSSLSWHTDAQTLKLLGSMTPTNLEKIRKAKESGSLVIGTLYRRMRLIDGINKSRAEVRFDGVAGCLRASDGGSSRQMLIYVEGESVRTRHMSPRESARLMGLAETYKLPNLKTHAVKLVGDGVAVPVVKFLEQHLLSPLARAVSIKKDNSAFVSSPKKQLTEVGCLA
- a CDS encoding LysR substrate-binding domain-containing protein — its product is MESLNGILAFVKTAESLSFVSAARAMGISASAVGKNVARLESSLKVRLFQRSTRKVSLTAEGQLFYERCRRILDDLQDAEAMLSHAIQAPRGRLRVSLPTIGYRFLLPLMPAFRKAYPEIELEMDFNDHLVDLIDDGFDVVIRSGGLADSKLMSRKLGPFRFVLCAAPTYLARKGRPQTLADLERHDCLRYRFVTTGKIMDWSLGADPEITQLRLPTVLTLNNMEAMLMAAVDGHGIAYMPDFLVRESVRTGALESLLDAHTSDQGQFWALWQSSRHLSPKIRVFVDFIAERLFKA